TGTGGTACTCACAGGCTTGCATTAGATTGTTGGCGGGACAAACACACTGGAGAGGAGTAGGGGATTTTTGTCACTGAAGGTGCTGATGAAGTTGGAGAAGATGAGTACCCTGAATGATAAAGAAACCAActgaattaaaataaataaataaataaataaataaatagacaaaCAGACAAGCAAGCAAGACAAGTGCATGGGCATTGATTCAGTAGTGTGTTACACATAGGTACATAGTTCCTAGTTCTTTTATAGCTCCTGACATCTTTGACAGTCTTTAACATGGTGTAAACAATGATGGTTAATTTCACAAGACTTTTTCCTTTTGAGTTTTCTGCAACTTCTTATTTCCCAACAATATGGCTTTCTTTCCAATTTTTAGGCAATTTCAATGACACAAAGGCAGTTCAACTCATAAAAATGATTCAGTACAATGCACTCCAGAAATATCGTCACACatcaaaaactgaaaaaaaaaaaaaagagtgcataACAAATATTACAACAATTAAAATGTTCCACTCAAGAAACAGAAGAAATTAATTATCTTCACttgaacaaaaattatttttACAACTACTTTTTCAAATAATTATATTTTCTCTCacatactagcaggttacccggcattgcccgggttttgcaaaattctgggttgcccccagacttccatgtcaaatctggtgaagatccatcgagaaatggtgacGTTAACCCAAGACTAGGGCTTTGACCTTGGCCCAAAAATCATATTCGAAGTTCGTTTGGAAATTAATCTAGACATTCGAATAGTATTCAaacttttattaattatattattcttaaatgcctcactaacacctcggcatcaaaattaaatatgatattcagtccaccagggggcagtgttcagtcaatgtcaataagattacgtgcaggaaatatgaaatattcaggtgtgtttttacaaccactactaacgaaacgtgcagtgtcgtagtaattggcattataccggctgacacttttaacgttacataatccacaaacttcgtcgtttgtccgttgccttttttgtgtgaaacgctgttccttcggtttcctggttgcttgtactgatgaaagcctctaaactgtagcctcactgacaatcaaaggggaacgtttacaaaatgaacaggtactgctaggcctacacctaatctgtgagtttataacactgccgttccgagcccattcgtgttggcttttgagaatgtttgttttgaatgagaccggtgtcagctgtcatgtcactgcttcctgctcgcgtctctgattcacaattcaaacaaacacggacacgatatgttataagatcacagattagttttacgtgctcacttcgttaacttatgaacttcatggtatgtaaattccaccatgtgtaggctaaattaatttaggcctataggctacttgcgcaagtaagctaatagtttttttttaattttttttttagcaactatCCCAAGTTGACAAAAATAACAGCGCATGAAAGCATTACTGCGCAGTGTCGCATAGTCTACGTTAGTAATTTCATTTCTTATGTTATAACATCAGGTGTACAAAAACCAACCAAATATctgcagaaaaaaacaaacaccgaTATTTTCAGAAGAAAAAGTCACATTTTATATTGCATTTAATCACATCAGCAGTTACATTACACTTCATTTATTGTAGGCCTATTTTAcaggtaaactttttttttatcgCATTCTCCATCTTTTTTCTCGAATCCAAAATAGCGCCACACATCACTTTTTAAATTCTCCGGAGTGCAAATCTCCAACGTGCTAGCATCTGACTCCATTGTTCAATGTGTGCCAGCTTGACGCTAACGTCTACAGGTGCCCAGATAAGACAAAAGACAATGACCTTCGCGATTCACATAAATTCCacagacgttaaaaaaaaaaaccctgcgacctgaactgaaaacgtttacaaccacattcacaaaaataaaagaattatgCCTAATGATACCATATACAGGTTCGAATATTTAGAGCTGCCTAATATTCGTTCGAACATCTCTTTTTTTCACAACATTCGAATTGTATTCGAATATCGAAGTTTGAAGTCAAAGCcctacccaagacaaacaaaaatccaaacatccaccacccaggggcccaccgaggaccccctggggcccaaatatggaatttctgagttctgccaaattgtggctctcTCCTGTACCtaagtgccaagtttagtgaagatctgtcaagagtttgtgttgataaatgtaacgtgaaaggcactgaaagagggggtgggtggatgttgtgcaccCCCAGGGACTTCCcaaatgaattttgtttatacaaaattccaggtcatccctggacctacttgccaaatttggtgaaaatccgtcaagaaatagcgacgttagctcaagacaaacaaacaaacaaacaaacaaacaaacaaacaaacaaacaaacaaagtcgcttattatatagatataatacatgtatgtgtgtctgtgtgtgcaaaaATGACTTATAACCCGAAGAAATATTTTAAATCAATGCAAACTTGTCATTCTTGAgaaaacttatttttaatttgctcttCATCCCAAGTAACACTTGTCGTTAATCTGTTAAATTGCACAAATTTGCCTTTCAACCAAAGAACTTCCAACACAAAAAGACAAATGATCATTGACctgtacaaacaaacaaataaggtaatgagtttttttgtttgtttaaaaaaaatacataagcAGTTGAAAATACCAGCACTACTTTCATAACAGCAAGCTGTTTGGAAGCGTTGTGAGAAATCACCCTTCCTCTGAGTATCAACCAAACTGAACTTCACCAAGCCCCATGAGAATTAGCCATCATTAGATagtactagggctgcacaattaatcgaatttaatcgaaaatcgcgattttggctgccacgattaaattaaatgaaaatcgcgatttatttccatttaaaatgcgagctctgctgcatatttgatcaagcactttttgaccagtactccgccaaaccattagggggcgaaccgacgcatgtaaggtttcattactccgcctaaataagcaagcaagcaagcaagccaagtcacagtaatgaaaccttacatgcgtcggttcgccccctaatggcgtgagagtaggtaacagattgaggtgagagagaaaagctaactatgtcggaacaacagactatttagcactggaggcaatgctgtgacctgccttcgctcatgtttaaagccagagcatgttgataggctggtctttctagctaaaaacttgtaggcctcagtataatgctatgtaattgttgcagttgaattttcagttccttcatcctttggtaatttcttagataaatttcatttatttgtcatttggaaatcagaatttctcttttaaatttcattctgcactgaaagctgttcatattgtttgtttgaatatagtgaaataaaatgtaagtgatttccctaacatcaagaataattgtgattaataatcgtgattacaattttgatcaagataattgtgattatcattttttccataatcgtgcagccctagatagtaccaataattgtggagggtgaaCATGTTATGCTTTACCTGGTTTGAAACAACTAGAGGCATGCAAATCCCTGTTAGACTGCAATCCCACTCTGGAACTGGAAAAATATAAAAGCAAAtcttttaagcaaaaacattctCCTCTATAACTCTCACCCTTAATGCATTTAAACCCACTGACCCTTTTTAAACCAAACTTTTAATCAATCCCTTATAATGAAAACCATtacattttattgtatttttatatgCCCATCATTCTTTTCAAGCCATGTTAAAGGTAGGGTaggtaattttggagaaaccaaCAACAGCATGCTAGATTTAGAAAGTATCCAAACAGAAAACCCAACCCCATCCCTTCCCACTGCCTGACTGACAAATGTCTTATGTTAAGACAGAAAGGATGGCCTTTAACGTGGATGAGGAGGTGAAAAGTAAGGAGAGCCTCATTTGCCTTAGTGACAACAAGATCAATACCTTGGGTATACAATCATGAACTCTGACAATCCTGCATTCCTTGGTACCAGGACTGGAGCTGCGTTTCAGAAATGGAACGAGCTAAAACACATCCTCACTGACCACCGCATCCATCTATCAACAAAAGTTTCTCATAGCATGTGCTTGATCCAGACTGCTGTACAGGGTACAAGCATGGCAGTTCAATGCACAAGAAATGAGTAAAATCGAAGTAGTATGGCACGGCTTTCTCCGTAAAATGGTAAAAGGTGGATTCAAGCGCAAAAACACACCTGACAGGAACAATGAAGATGGAAGAGATGTTGAGGGAAAGCTAGACTGGATATTTAAAATATCAAATGTTGGCCTGCGTGAGAAAACGAAGATCCTTCCCATTAAGCTATTCCGTTATGAACAGCAACTACGATACACTGCACACATCTGCCAACAATGAACTACTGAAACAACTGCTGTTTGACACAAGATCTCCTAAGTGGACAAAATTTGAAAGACTATTGGATCTACAGTAGATGCGCAACAGATTAGGTGTGCAATGCTGGGCAAGTCAGGCTTTATGCAACTGCTTAGTAGGATTTTCCCTGCCAAGACAGAAacaccttaaagcatatacgcagaaccatggcctcactttttgtttataaatgccttgagacctcaagaatggcacaggaatagttttaagtgttaacaataaacctaatatagtaatttttacgattaaaatgattcatataggtagcggtctgagtgaatgaccttgacgtcacagtatgaagtctatcggtctcatcaccatttccactatactaaaaacacagagctgactgcaactccgatcctccattttgagctaatttatcgccatgccacgcagatgtgttgctggccggtgcagcaacacgacagaagctggatttacgttgcattcatggcccaagaatgttcaaactgcaaagatttggacgcgttttgcgagaagttcacgggcacattgggcgcctacaaagtggtctctcctctgctctgcacattttactgaagactcgtacgagacctctgatctgttgaggagcgttggctatcagcctgtattgaaagaggctgcagtaccaacaattaaagaaaactacaagaaaaggaaagtaagttcagttgcactagttctcccggagcgtgagccgagggttgttgctaaaacctgggacgggatgtgatatattatcgctcgggtagtgacctccctgcgattgttgctaaaaccggtgacgtcccgtcccgggttttagtaactgcctgagccaagcagtaatggcggagtactcagtatggagaaaatggataatgagtggaccagctgtctgatttctccgctggatatgcttgcctcagcagcaatatctcgctcttacgaggaagaagcgaatgaacaaagaaccgaacaaacaactgaaagtcagactgtttcaaaacaaaatcggccacaagattggctTTCAAGAAGCgaaaacacagacaggtaagctgcgactctcatttggatacaaaacaacaaaatcaaCACTCGTTAATTtatattaatacatgtaacttgtattgtgtgtttaagttaccggtataagattatttaatttgcttcagaatgtgattgtctcagttcatctgattatttaattagccttttacgttttatcagtgaaaatgcatgcatgtacatgtatgttgcataagttataacacctctcCTGTTTTAAtgggagtcaacccacaatcagtgaagtcaaatcagtctcagttgagcaagtcggtaacgggatttcttactttcaccataatttatttatttagatgacTTTAGTCtacagctgtaaaaggcctcggccttaaaaccggttaccggtgtgacgtcacacactcagggctggctggctcagtggggcagctcaaatgccaactttgcggtcgattttaactctcaactaCATAgacctcgacgccaacggcgtcaatggggatgcctacgcctggtagactacatgccttattaagttgtgatttggggatggacatttgacctcacagtaatcttgacctgtgaccttttaacctcaaaatctaatcagttcatgtttgtccccaaatgcacaaatggtgaaagtttggtgaaattcctttcatttgccttggagatattgtgttcacaaggttttcagacagacatttgacctcacagtggccttgaccttagaccttttgatctcaaaatctaatcatttcatctttgtcctaaagtgcacaaatggtgaaagtctggtgaaattcctttcattagtctttgagatatggcatTCACAAGGTGTGGGGATGgaaatttgacctcacagtaatcttgacgtgtgaccttttaacctcaaaatctaatcagttcatgtttgtcccaaagcgcacaaatggtgaaagtttggtgaaattcctttcattagcctttgagatatcgtgttcacaaggtttcgggatggacgagcgcacggacaacccgaaaacataatgcctcctgcaccttaaggtggcggaggcataaaaatatattttttttaaattcccatttatgcagcatacaagagtcaaggatggagatactatccactcagaaatgtatttaaaaataaaggttctgcgcatctcctttaagGAGGACTTTAGCTCCACAAAGggaaactgatgatgatgatgacagtagCATGTCattgtcatatccaactacctcatttctcattcacatgtaagaaaacacctaatattatcataatgaatgtaaacaacgaACATGGCTTCTGTTCGTACTCAAATCCGTCGACTAGCtcactagctttagcaatatgtctgcctagccttgtggaagactctAGTCACATGCAGTGAGTGCACAGACGGTGTGCGTGCAGGTAGGCATGTAGACAGGTAGGTAGACCATCCACTCAGGATAATTTCATGACAATAAATGCTTCGAAACTAAACTACTTTCCCAAGCTTTAAGACCACTATATGCCACAGAGCATACAGAGTTATAGGAAGCAATACCTTTGCTGCTGAAGCGCTACTTCTAACTTGGATATGTAGGCCTTCTGCTCTGTAATTTTTCTGTGCAGAAAATAAGGAATGTTCAGCCAGGAATTAAAGAATCATTTATATTTCATAGTAATAGTCCATCTAATCACAATTCTTACTttgacatttgtttcatttcttgctgcattttgattaaAGCCTCCTTCATTTTTTCActctattaaaaacaaacaaaaaattctgATACATCTTTACTTAATATCACAacaataaaggcaaaaaaaaaaagttacataacTCTTAccttctgttgatagtgggctagTAACCTTTTCTGCTGTCTTGCCTGGAACTCCAGGACCTAAACAGTTGAAAAAAAACTGTCGACTTTATCTGTTTGAGTGTTGTGTCCAATTCTTAGTGCTAACAAACTCTAGGGCTGTCACGTACACCAGGTTATAAACGATgctccagaaggtggtgataatGAGCAGCAAAGTTGGCTTTACCACAAACCGTAAGGAATATTTTCAGCTTTATGATGGAAAGCAAAGTGCTTGGTCCAAGCAAGAAAATATCCAGTAAATTAGTAAagtgaaatgtatttttattgCATTATAGCACATTTAATGTTAATGTGTGTCTATAAATACTCCTACAtgcacactgtcagaaataggggtacagcaggagtccatttgtgtcccccaaggtacagtctacactaatataccccctagggctcattattggtccTCAACATAACTaaatgtacctttttagggccaaaatggTACATATATGCTCCCTAGAAGtatttaaagggtacaaataagtacctcagagggtactgccccagtgacaagccattgtacccctaaaggtacaataatgtactttattttctgaaagtgCAGGCGTGTGAAGGATGGAAGATAATGGAAggcgaattaaaaaaaaaaaaaccatcaaggacatagtagctcatctggcctgccatcaaaacaaccatgactaccaaaacatcaaccagaactgaaatgagagaggaccaacctccacaactaactgtttacaacaggaaaatcaacaaaggaccaaattttgttccccaagagaAGCTCTactcaaaacatcgatcagaaccaaattcgcatgataaatgagagagatacaattctaatcagaagaaaatttgtgaagttgacttaattactaatttgttcgcaaaaaattgacaatacaatgacaaaGTTTTGTACAGGaggactagttctttcaagtaaaacaatcagaactgaaatccactgagaactgaggctgtttacaacaggaaattgtttacaacaggaaaatcaacaaacaaagttttgctcctcaagggaagatctacccaataacattgatcagaactggaatcagatgagaaatgagaggagataaaattctagtgagaggcctggaaaatttgttaatttggcctaattactaactcattagcaaaaaaaaaatgacaaaacaaaTCAAGTTTTGtacagagtgatgagttctttcaaacaaaataatCGGAACAGAAACCTGTGGAGAATTgacagatacgatttaactgaattgtggacgacggatcaATTATCAGAGTAATCGACAGTGACAACTAGAGCTGGGtgatatggcctaaaaaaaaaaatcttcaatttttcacaaaaaatccgattttcaattttaatagatttttccccctactaaaaatcaaactacagatgacaaagaaatggttcaaaacaaattttacctttattttgttttcacttaaatttcccctttgaggttaaagtgcaaccagaaaccaaaaagaagccaaaaaacaagcttgtagatgagatggcagaccatgccattgtaaacagggagaacatacagtaagttttagaaagctttctccaacatagcttagtttcaaactggcactgacacaatgcaccctcaaactttaaaaaaataataaatgcgccctcaaaaaatataaataaataataaataaaattgtgtccttttcgataaaactgacaaaataggaaaaaaaaatcccaactttTCCACTATATGTatgggcaccatgtcttttgcaataagcatcgcgatagcatctgtgattgccttccaccgcGCCCCATTCTTATCAGAAGGCACACAGTTTGAAAATGTGTCCAGGACGGTTACTTGCTTTACTTTGGATGGTGTGCTCGTGCTGCGGCTGTtttcattccgctgggagcagcacttctcccgctccgctgcatgcttctgtttaaggtgttggaataaattcgtcgtgctgcttcctttggaagcaaccattttcaaacacaccttacaacgaggacttgtttggtctgcgtccgacgccgcaaaaccaaaccaattccagatcacggaggaagttactcctttcttgggcacaagttgtGGCTTTCCCCCCCAGtcgctgccatgttgtttgtgtgtgtctatggcaagcACGTGAGAGGAGGGCTATAGTGTCAGTGCCCGATCCGTCCCTGCTGCCCGATCCGTTCTGCACATCCGCAGAGGGGAGCGTCGGTGGcggaagttaaaactgagagaaaaccgattttcataaaaacacatcgtccttaactgtaaattcgaattaatcgataaaatcgatttatcgcccagctctagtGACAACCATAATGAAATCTTTGACTGGTAAGGGTTCAGGGTAAAATGGAGGCAGACAGGAACTGACTGCTGCTATGGTCACCTTGCTTATCTCTGAGAAGTATTTGACTGCAGTCGTGCTGATATCTGAGAAGAGTGCTCTGACCTCTGAGCTGCtctgaaataaaataaacatataaatcTTATAACAATATTGTAGCCGTAGGCATTACAGATCCACCACAAGAACAATAAAGTCTGATGCCACTTACTTTGTCTGACAGCAGAGACAGACGACATTTTGCTTTGCAGATCAGACACTCACCTTCTTTTCCTAAAGTAGCAAGCACACTGTGACTGATGCACAACAACCAAATAGCAAAAGGAGGTAATATTCCAACACTACTAAACATCCACTCCTAAAATTCTTTATATTTGATAGTCGAATGCTATCTGATCAACAGTGCTCTTGTGGTGGTCCTGTCCCAATCCCACTGATCAGTAATTGTAATTTCTACTCCTATGAACTGACCTAAACACCAGGGTACATTATGTGTACCTTATCAAGTGTCAACTCATTGTATAGTACACGCATAGTAGAGCTAGATAAGTCAATGGAGATAAATTACCTTTTTGAAAGCATACGttgcagataatatggccacagtTTGTCAGAGCCAGGTGGATGTCCGGTCCTGGAGACTTAAAGCACGAATTACAGCATATCCACTGGGACATATTCTGCATGATTACATATTTCATTTTAAAGTTACACAGTTTTAAACTATATATATTTCCCCATTGTGATAAGCACTTTTCCTTCAGGTTTCTTTTAATGTTGCGGGCATCAAACACGCAATAATCGGAGTGAATGTACAGTACATCATAAAATAAATACACTAATATAATTCATAGTGTGATTGagattaggggtcgaccgataatcggcctggccgatatatcgggccgatatactgcatttttagggttatcggtatcggccataatttccaccgatatgccgataacatgcctttttgcagccatttcgttcctaacgcgactgtcactgcacgtcctttcctgcactcgcctctctgagttcaagaacacggtcccgcccaccacaacatctgatttgtttggcacaagagatatagccaatcaacacgcgtagctaaacgctgtgaactgtttcaaagtggccgtatgggcactcgggcagaagcggcacaagggatacagtcaatcaacacgcgtagctaaacactgtgaactgtttcaaggcggccgtatgggcactcgggcagaagcagatcccacttcaaggtaaggacacgctgcttttgccgcaataaatcacaaacacacaagttgcaaaagcacaacatcattatatgtttacattcttcatctactactcgttaaaattgtccatttgcatctgtgtagccaggcaaacttagcttacggaaggaagcacttgaattagcctacaaccaactagtctcgctgaaactacatgtaatgcttccttcactacaatataatcctcctaaattgggaatattaggcttgggcattaaaagcattagaatgtagatggttacttgttaagttgttacataatagggagtgatagcctactttatgtttgattttactttttaaaaaaaatgctgcaggcagctccctacacttgatttgttatttaaaaactacttgaagttggtaagtcttacttagttcttagtgtaaaagaatccagagtgtattttcatttattttccactgaaaatggtgagctgtaatatagtagggagtgatttattttttttattggtgaatatttatctcatctcatctcattatctctagccgctttatccttctacagggtcgcaggcaagctggagcctatcccagctgactacgggcgaaaggcggggtacaccctggacaagtcgccaggtcatcacagggctgacacatagacacagacaaccattcacactcacattcacacctacggtcaatttagagtcaccagttaacctaacctgcatgtctttggactgtgggggaaaccggagcacccggaggaaacccacgcggacacggggagaacatgcaaactccacacagaaaggccctcgccggccccggggctcgaacccagaaccttcttgctgtgaggcgaggagcgctaaccactacaccaccgtgccgcccgtgaatatttattttattattattttatttctcattttattctaactaatgtttgactttattgtacaaatgctgctggcatctccctgcacaaaatttcatgttcaattttacaattaaacatacatttcatggatatgaaggtctgtgtcagtgtgtgctatgtttaatttcatgcgaattataatgtttacatttatcggttgcacatatcggttatcggcatcccaattccataataatcggtatcggccctgaaaaaaacatatcggtcgatccctaattgAGATGTTGCCTGCATGTTATTTAGAGGAAATAAAACTAATCAATGTCACACTCAGCTTGGTGCTTAAATGCAGGTGTGTCTCAATAATAACCACAGGATTTGTGAATGTCAGAGGAAATTATACCTACAGATGTTTCTTCATCCTCTCAGAGGGGAAACATTTTGAAGTAGCATTATGTAATCTGCTGTAATGGACTAATGAGGTAAATCCTTCCCTCAACATTCCGGACTGCAATCTAGTTATATGACACAGATGCGCAAAGGCTTCTCTATTGAGCTACAAGATGAGAAATACAATGGCAGTAATGGAGGATGGTGCTGTTAGCATGAAATTTGAAGCTTTGGAAtgtgatctgtttgagcagagtggaagggagagtggggagacttgggacagtttgtattccaataaaataatttcaaccaatcaggttttagatgacatcagaagtactctttaaagcagtgtttctcaaccactgggccacgaagtgccatctagtgggccgcaaattttttttcaagttgaagttaattttttactcataattgggtacaattgctgggatgCATcctacgtcacatccgcctcattaagctacggtcacgctGCAGCTTGCGatactttgcgatgggttatcaatgaaaatgaggcattttggtggtgaaATACACATGAGCTCAAAATTGTGGTCACACAgtcggtgaacacttgactgtcgcgcCTTTGTGCACTTaagtctggcgcagctcgagcggcCGCACACGCTCACGGAGCGCGTTATGCGTGCGCTTGGGACCTGATCGTTATGGGAAATACCTGGTACTGATTTGAGCGCTATCAGCAGATATGGAcacttttcacagagg
The Neoarius graeffei isolate fNeoGra1 chromosome 8, fNeoGra1.pri, whole genome shotgun sequence genome window above contains:
- the LOC132890067 gene encoding probable E3 SUMO-protein ligase RNF212; the protein is MSQWICCNSCFKSPGPDIHLALTNCGHIICNVCFQKGKEGECLICKAKCRLSLLSDKSSSEVRALFSDISTTAVKYFSEISKVLEFQARQQKRLLAHYQQKSEKMKEALIKMQQEMKQMSKKITEQKAYISKLEVALQQQSSRVGLQSNRDLHASSCFKPAPSVTKIPYSSPVCLSRQQSNASLTENMDIDSRAFSSKPSMSGSISRLCLISPPQDGRIGTVPHRTTRQSSMGSHSIQSASVSRVLSSSLKEPMLASSSNMLYCRETPWETPVFKIPPTYKYPSMSSLGPLP